From the genome of Fusobacterium varium, one region includes:
- the potA_2 gene encoding Spermidine/putrescine import ATP-binding protein PotA: MSYLEIKNVNKYYSKFHVLKNISLSIEKGEFISFLGPSGCGKTTLLRVISGLEELNSGNIFLKGKDISILHPSKRNFSIVFQSYALFPNMTTWENIAYGLKNKKMPKELIEKKVKSVLEMVGLFSISNKYPNEMSGGQQQRVALARAVALEPDILLLDEPLSALDAKVREKLRNDIKSLQKKLGLTTIMVTHDQEEALSMSDKIMIMKDGEIMQWGTPREIYEKPNSSFTADFIGKINFLENGKAIRPEHVKIVSNILNNKNKFIMREIESWEYLGPSYRLFFKNRDKILKVEVPCNFINEETLKQGNKFFLEFDENFYLDFKNEVS, translated from the coding sequence ATGAGTTACTTAGAAATAAAAAATGTAAATAAATATTATAGTAAATTTCATGTATTAAAAAACATAAGTTTATCTATTGAAAAAGGTGAGTTTATCTCCTTTCTTGGTCCAAGTGGTTGTGGAAAAACAACTTTATTGAGAGTTATTTCAGGACTTGAAGAACTTAATTCTGGAAATATATTTCTAAAAGGTAAGGATATCTCTATATTACATCCATCTAAAAGAAATTTTTCTATTGTTTTTCAGTCTTATGCTCTTTTTCCTAATATGACAACTTGGGAAAATATAGCCTATGGATTAAAAAATAAAAAAATGCCTAAAGAATTGATAGAAAAGAAAGTTAAAAGTGTATTAGAAATGGTAGGACTTTTTTCTATAAGTAATAAATATCCAAATGAAATGAGTGGAGGACAGCAGCAGAGAGTTGCTCTTGCCAGAGCAGTTGCCCTTGAACCAGATATACTGCTGTTAGATGAGCCTCTTTCTGCTTTAGATGCAAAAGTAAGAGAAAAGTTAAGAAATGATATTAAATCACTTCAAAAAAAACTTGGTCTTACTACCATTATGGTAACTCATGACCAAGAGGAAGCATTATCTATGTCAGATAAAATTATGATTATGAAAGATGGGGAAATAATGCAATGGGGAACTCCAAGAGAAATATATGAAAAACCTAATTCATCTTTTACTGCTGATTTTATAGGTAAAATAAATTTTCTGGAAAATGGCAAAGCTATCCGTCCAGAGCATGTAAAAATAGTTTCAAATATACTAAATAATAAGAACAAATTTATAATGAGAGAGATAGAAAGTTGGGAATATTTAGGTCCTTCCTACAGGCTTTTTTTCAAAAACAGAGATAAAATATTAAAAGTCGAAGTTCCCTGCAATTTTATAAACGAAGAAACTCTAAAACAAGGAAATAAATTTTTCCTTGAATTTGATGAAAACTTCTATCTAGATTTTAAAAATGAGGTATCATAA
- a CDS encoding 2-aminoethylphosphonate ABC transporter substrate-binding protein — translation MKKFLTILFAGILLTSCQSKESNSSQKPKEINVYTALENEQIPMFLENFKKHYPDIKINITRDSTGVLITKILAEKDNPQADVVWGTAATGLLMLDKENLLKPYAPKGLEKVDAKFKDSAKEPVWVGNNAWMATFAVNKNELAKLGLPIPQTYEDLLNPKYKGLISMPHPASSGTGFLAIAGFIQIMGEEKAWEYMEKLHENIGVYTHSGSKPAKQAANGEYPIGISYDYPSVKLMNEGNPIEVIFPAEGSGWDSEANALINKKDIKDESKIFLDWAISEEMMKLYGTQYAIISIDINNPVPDGYPVDPVSHLVKNDFKWLAENKNTILNKWSEKFGAKAEQK, via the coding sequence ATGAAAAAATTTTTAACTATTCTTTTTGCAGGAATCTTATTAACAAGCTGTCAATCTAAAGAAAGTAATTCTTCTCAAAAACCAAAAGAAATCAATGTCTATACTGCACTTGAAAATGAGCAGATTCCAATGTTTTTAGAAAATTTTAAAAAACATTATCCTGACATCAAAATAAATATAACTCGTGATTCAACAGGTGTCCTTATCACAAAAATTCTGGCTGAAAAAGATAATCCTCAAGCTGATGTAGTATGGGGAACTGCTGCTACTGGATTACTTATGCTGGATAAAGAAAATCTTTTAAAACCTTATGCTCCTAAAGGATTAGAAAAAGTTGATGCTAAATTTAAGGATTCTGCAAAAGAACCTGTATGGGTAGGAAATAATGCATGGATGGCAACTTTTGCTGTAAATAAAAATGAACTTGCAAAACTTGGACTACCAATTCCCCAAACTTATGAAGACCTTTTAAATCCAAAATATAAAGGACTGATTTCAATGCCTCACCCTGCTTCTTCAGGTACTGGTTTTCTTGCTATAGCTGGATTCATTCAAATAATGGGAGAAGAGAAAGCATGGGAATATATGGAGAAACTTCATGAAAATATAGGTGTTTATACTCATTCAGGTTCAAAGCCAGCTAAACAAGCTGCCAACGGAGAATACCCTATTGGTATTTCTTATGATTACCCAAGCGTTAAACTTATGAATGAAGGAAATCCTATTGAAGTAATTTTTCCAGCTGAAGGTTCTGGTTGGGATTCAGAGGCCAATGCTCTTATCAATAAAAAAGATATAAAAGATGAATCTAAAATATTTCTTGATTGGGCTATTTCAGAAGAAATGATGAAATTATATGGTACTCAATATGCCATCATAAGTATTGATATCAATAATCCAGTTCCTGATGGTTATCCAGTTGACCCAGTAAGCCATCTTGTAAAAAATGATTTTAAATGGCTTGCAGAAAATAAAAATACTATCTTAAATAAATGGAGTGAAAAATTCGGAGCAAAAGCTGAACAAAAATAA